A single genomic interval of Plodia interpunctella isolate USDA-ARS_2022_Savannah chromosome 16, ilPloInte3.2, whole genome shotgun sequence harbors:
- the LOC128676720 gene encoding pneumococcal serine-rich repeat protein-like isoform X3: MAPAKWIIIPTIWLVTQSIYAFQFPFIGSSFPDFSSEFDSLESEAQSSASANAAFGQASAISEAAISESGASGGGSASSEALSEGSGSSTGSGGGSSSGSGNSKPSGTATASSNGSTNSSSSGVSGNSSTSGTGSGSSNSSGSASSSGSESGSSSGSTASSSRLASGSSNSTGSGRINGSASSEPSMSGSGSFNSSASSKPSESGSGSSNGSESSKPSGTGSGNSNTSGSGSSSGTASGTSSGLSSNSSNSIVSGNSSVTAATSSSGIGNSSSSGIGSGSSSGTATVSSNGSTNGRSSGGLGSSSSSDTGSNSSNSSQSASSSGSGSDISSGTASATSSGSANSSSNSTGSGSSSVTATASSSGSGSDSSNGSASSKPSGSGSGSSNGSASSKLSGSGSGSFNGSASSKPSGSESGSSNGSASSKPSGSGSGSSKVSASSKPSGSGSGSSNGSASSKPSESGSGSSNGSASSKPSESGSGSSNGSASSKPSESGSGSSNDSASSKPSGSESGSSNGSASSKPSGSGSGSFNGSASSKPSGSESGSSNGSASSKPSGSGSGSSKVSASSKPSGSGSGSSNGSASSKPSESGSGSSNGSASSKPSESGSGSSKVSASSKPSGSGSGSSKVSASSKPSESGSGSSNGSASSKPSESGSGSSNGSASSKPSGSESGSSKVSASSKPSESGSGSSNGSASSKPSESGSGSSNGSASSKPSESGSGSSNGSASSKPSESGSGSSNGSASSKPSGSGSGSSKVSASSKPSGSGSGSSNGSASSKPSGSGSGSSNGSASSKPSGSGSGSSKVSASSKPSESGSGSSNGSASSKPSGSGSGSSKVSASSKPSESGSGSSNGSASSKPSESGSGSSNGSASSKPSESGSGSSNGSASSKPSGSGSGSSKVSASSKPSGSGSGSSNGSASSKPSGSGSGSSKVSASSKPSESGSGSSNGSASSKPSESGSGSSNGSASSKPSGSGSGSSKVSASSKPSESGSGSSNGSASSKSSESGRSSSNGSASSKPSGSGSGSSKVSASSKPSESGSGSSNGSASSKPSESGSGSSNGSASSKPSESGSGSSNGSASSKPSGSGSGSSKVSASSKPSGSGSGSSIRSANGSSSRTATASSSGSGSGISSVIAIVSSSVSASGIGSGSSSRTVTASSNCSRNASSSGGSGSSSTSGTSSGSSNSSGSASSSGIGSGSSSGTATASSNGSTNGRSSGSLGSSSSSDTGSDSSNSSRSASSSRSGSNSSSGTASATSSGSANSSSNSTGSGSSSVIATASSSGSGSDSSNGSASSKLSGSGSGSSNGSASSKLSGSESGSSNGLASSKSSESGNGSSNGSASSKASGPGSGSSIGSANGSSSRTATASSSGSGSGSSSVIAIASSSVSASGIGSGSSSTTVTASSNCSRNASSSGGSGSSSTSGTSNGSSNSSGSASSSGSGSGSSSGTATATSTGSTNGSSSGTGSGSSNSSGSASSSGSVSGSSSGTASATSSGSENSSSNSTGSGSSSTIATASSSGSASGIRSGRSSGTASSSSSGTATASSTCSTNGSSSSGSKSNSSSGTGSGSSNSSGSASSSGSVSGSSSGTASSTSSGSASNCSNRTGSGYSSTSASGSSSGIESGSLSGSASGISNSTGSGSSNGSASSEPSGSGSDSSNGSVSSKPNGSGSGSSNGSASSKPSVSGSGSYNGSATSKPSGSANISSNVTATASSNGSTSGSSSGSSESSSSSGIGSGSSSGSRNATSRCSASSSSNSTGCGSSNGSASSEPSRSGSGSYSGSASSKPNGSRSGSSNSSASNKPSGSGCGNSNGSASSKYSGTGSGNSNSSGSGSSSGTASASSSASANSSSNSTGSGSSSVTATASSSGAGSSSSNGSASSKPSGSGSGSSNGSASSKLSGSGSGSFNGSASSKPSGSGSGSSNGSTNDSSSGGSERSSSSGTGSGSSNSSGSASSSGSVSGSSSGTASATSSGSASNCSNSTGSGSSSVIATASSSETASGSSSGIATASSSGSASASSNRDSVSSSGTATTSSSVSGSGSSSVIATASSSGSASGTDGGSSSGIATASSNGSGSGSSSVIATASSSGSASGTGSDSSNRAASGSLNGTASGSSIVSGSTSSSGSLGTSSCSDTGSGSSSGSGNGSTSVSGSASSSGSGSGSTGSSSASSSSSNNSRGSSSTSDRKIIVGCKTKEERQKLKERLKKSKHFQEEIKNKDSLPILKNVLKKNNDEEIVNIIRNQNKGIFENIEEEERRIEVKFCKRARNQHLDHEIVKVAPKIWNLVSHPGSDPDQGTPQWFFART, translated from the exons GAAGTGGCAGCTCAACTGGGTCAGGAGGTGGCAGCTCCAGTGGCTCAGGAAATAGTAAGCCCAGTGGGACAGCAACTGCCAGCTCTAATGGGTCAACAAATAGCAGCTCTAGCGGCGTCTCAGGAAATAGCAGCACTAGCGGCACAGGTAGTGGCAGCTCGAATAGCTCGGGAAGTGCCAGTTCAAGTGGGTCAGAAAGTGGCAGCTCTAGTGGTTCAACTGCCAGCTCTAGTAGGTTAGCAAGTGGCAGCTCTAACAGTACAGGTAGTGGCAGAATTAACGGTTCAGCAAGTAGCGAGCCCAGTATGTCAGGAAGTGGCAGCTTTAATAGTTCAGCAAGTAGCAAGCCCAGTGAGTCAGGAAGTGGCAGCTCTAATGGTTCAGAAAGTAGCAAGCCTAGCGGTACAGGAAGTGGCAACTCGAACACCTCAGGAAGTGGCAGCTCAAGTGGGACAGCAAGTGGCACATCTAGCGGTTTATCAAGTAACAGCTCTAACAGCATAGTTAGTGGCAACTCAAGTGTGACAGCAGCTACTAGCTCTAGTGGGATAGGAAATAGCAGCTCAAGTGGGATAGGAAGTGGCAGTTCAAGTGGGACAGCAACTGTCAGCTCTAATGGGTCAACAAATGGTAGGTCTAGCGGCGGCTTAGGAAGTAGCAGCTCTAGCGACACAGGTAGTAACAGTTCGAACAGCTCACAAAGTGCCAGTTCCAGTGGGTCAGGAAGTGACATCTCAAGTGGGACAGCAAGTGCCACATCTAGCGGTTCAGCAAATAGCAGCTCTAACAGCACAGGTAGTGGCAGCTCAAGTGTGACAGCAACTGCTAGTTCTAGTGGGTCAGGAAGTGACAGCTCTAACGGTTCAGCAAGTAGCAAGCCCAGTGGATCAGGAAGTGGCAGCTCTAACGGCTCAGCAAGTAGCAAGCTCAGTGGGTCAGGAAGTGGTAGCTTTAATGGTTCAGCAAGTAGCAAGCCCAGTGGGTCAGAAAGTGGCAGTTCTAATGGTTCAGCAAGTAGCAAGCCCAGTGGGTCAGGAAGTGGAAGCTCTAAAGTTTCAGCAAGTAGCAAGCCCAGTGGGTCAGGAAGTGGCAGCTCTAATGGTTCAGCAAGTAGCAAGCCCAGTGAGTCAGGAAGTGGCAGCTCTAATGGTTCAGCAAGTAGCAAGCCCAGTGAGTCAGGAAGTGGCAGCTCTAATGGTTCAGCAAGTAGCAAGCCCAGTGAGTCAGGAAGTGGCAGCTCTAATGATTCAGCAAGTAGCAAGCCCAGTGGGTCAGAAAGTGGCAGTTCTAATGGTTCAGCAAGTAGCAAGCCCAGTGGGTCAGGAAGTGGTAGCTTTAATGGTTCAGCAAGTAGCAAGCCCAGTGGGTCAGAAAGTGGCAGTTCTAATGGTTCAGCAAGTAGCAAGCCCAGTGGGTCAGGAAGTGGAAGCTCTAAAGTTTCAGCAAGTAGCAAGCCCAGTGGGTCAGGAAGTGGCAGCTCTAATGGTTCAGCAAGTAGCAAGCCCAGTGAGTCAGGAAGTGGCAGCTCTAATGGTTCAGCAAGTAGCAAGCCCAGTGAGTCAGGAAGTGGAAGCTCTAAAGTTTCAGCAAGTAGCAAGCCCAGTGGATCAGGAAGTGGAAGCTCTAAAGTTTCAGCAAGTAGCAAGCCCAGTGAGTCAGGAAGTGGCAGCTCTAATGGTTCAGCAAGTAGCAAGCCCAGTGAGTCAGGAAGTGGCAGCTCTAATGGTTCAGCAAGTAGCAAGCCCAGTGGATCAGAAAGTGGAAGCTCTAAAGTTTCAGCAAGTAGCAAGCCCAGTGAGTCAGGAAGTGGCAGCTCTAATGGTTCAGCAAGTAGCAAGCCCAGTGAGTCAGGAAGTGGCAGCTCTAATGGTTCAGCAAGTAGCAAGCCCAGTGAGTCAGGAAGTGGCAGCTCTAATGGTTCAGCAAGTAGCAAGCCCAGTGAGTCAGGAAGTGGCAGCTCTAATGGTTCAGCAAGTAGCAAGCCCAGTGGATCAGGAAGTGGAAGCTCTAAAGTTTCAGCAAGTAGCAAGCCCAGTGGATCAGGAAGTGGCAGCTCTAATGGTTCAGCAAGTAGCAAGCCCAGTGGATCAGGAAGTGGCAGCTCTAATGGTTCAGCAAGTAGCAAGCCCAGTGGATCAGGAAGTGGAAGCTCTAAAGTTTCAGCAAGTAGCAAGCCCAGTGAATCAGGAAGTGGCAGCTCTAATGGTTCAGCAAGTAGCAAGCCCAGTGGATCAGGAAGTGGAAGCTCTAAAGTTTCAGCAAGTAGCAAGCCCAGTGAGTCAGGAAGTGGCAGCTCTAATGGTTCAGCAAGTAGCAAGCCCAGTGAGTCAGGAAGTGGCAGCTCTAATGGTTCAGCAAGTAGCAAGCCCAGTGAGTCAGGAAGTGGCAGCTCTAATGGTTCAGCAAGTAGCAAGCCCAGTGGATCAGGAAGTGGAAGCTCTAAAGTTTCAGCAAGTAGCAAGCCCAGTGGATCAGGAAGTGGCAGCTCTAATGGTTCAGCAAGTAGCAAGCCCAGTGGATCAGGAAGTGGAAGCTCTAAAGTTTCAGCAAGTAGCAAGCCCAGTGAGTCAGGAAGTGGCAGCTCTAATGGTTCAGCAAGTAGCAAGCCCAGTGAGTCAGGAAGTGGCAGCTCTAATGGTTCAGCAAGTAGCAAGCCCAGTGGATCAGGAAGTGGAAGCTCTAAAGTTTCAGCAAGTAGCAAGCCCAGTGAGTCAGGAAGTGGCAGCTCTAATGGTTCAGCAAGTAGCAAGTCCAGTGAGTCAGGAAGGAGCAGCTCTAATGGTTCAGCAAGTAGCAAGCCCAGTGGATCAGGAAGTGGAAGCTCTAAAGTTTCAGCAAGTAGCAAGCCCAGTGAGTCAGGAAGTGGCAGCTCTAATGGTTCAGCAAGTAGCAAGCCCAGTGAGTCAGGAAGTGGCAGCTCTAATGGTTCAGCAAGTAGCAAGCCCAGTGAGTCAGGAAGTGGCAGCTCTAATGGTTCAGCAAGCAGCAAGCCCAGTGGATCAGGAAGTGGAAGCTCTAAAGTTTCAGCAAGTAGCAAGCCCAGTGGGTCAGGAAGTGGAAGCTCAATTAGGTCAGCAAATGGCAGTTCAAGTCGGACAGCAACTGCCAGCTCAAGTGGGTCAGGAAGTGGCATCTCAAGTGTGATAGCAATAGTAAGCTCTAGTGTGTCAGCAAGTGGGATAGGAAGTGGCAGCTCAAGTAGGACAGTAACTGCCAGCTCTAATTGCTCAAGAAATGCAAGCTCGAGCGGCGGCTCAGGAAGTAGCAGCACTAGCGGAACAAGCAGTGGCAGCTCGAACAGCTCAGGAAGTGCCAGCTCAAGTGGGATAGGAAGTGGCAGTTCAAGTGGGACAGCAACTGCCAGCTCTAATGGGTCAACAAATGGCAGGTCTAGCGGCAGCTTAGGAAGTAGCAGCTCTAGCGACACAGGTAGTGACAGTTCGAACAGCTCACGTAGTGCCAGCTCCAGTAGGTCAGGAAGTAACAGCTCAAGCGGGACAGCAAGTGCCACATCTAGCGGTTCAGCAAATAGCAGCTCTAACAGCACAGGTAGTGGCAGCTCAAGTGTGATAGCAACTGCTAGTTCTAGTGGGTCAGGAAGTGACAGCTCTAACGGTTCAGCAAGTAGCAAGCTCAGTGGGTCAGGAAGTGGTAGCTCTAACGGCTCAGCAAGTAGCAAGCTCAGTGGGTCAGAAAGTGGCAGCTCTAATGGTTTAGCAAGTAGCAAGTCCAGTGAGTCAGGAAATGGCAGCTCTAATGGTTCAGCAAGTAGCAAGGCCAGTGGGCCAGGAAGTGGAAGCTCAATTGGGTCAGCAAATGGCAGTTCAAGTCGGACAGCAACTGCCAGCTCAAGTGGGTCAGGAAGTGGCAGCTCAAGTGTGATAGCAATTGCCAGCTCTAGTGTGTCAGCAAGTGGGATAGGAAGTGGCAGCTCAAGTACGACAGTAACTGCCAGCTCTAATTGCTCAAGAAATGCAAGCTCTAGCGGCGGCTCAGGAAGTAGCAGCACTAGCGGAACAAGTAATGGCAGCTCGAACAGCTCAGGAAGTGCCAGCTCAAGTGGGTCAGGAAGTGGCAGCTCAAGTGGGACAGCAACTGCCACCTCTACTGGTTCAACAAATGGAAGCTCTAGCGGCACAGGAAGTGGCAGCTCGAACAGCTCAGGAAGTGCCAGCTCAAGTGGGTCTGTAAGTGGCAGCTCAAGTGGGACAGCAAGTGCCACATCTAGCGGTTCAGAAAATAGCAGCTCTAACAGCACAGGTAGTGGCAGCTCAAGTACGATAGCAACTGCTAGTTCTAGTGGATCAGCAAGTGGGATAAGAAGTGGCAGGTCAAGTGGGACAGCAAGTAGCAGCTCAAGTGGGACAGCAACTGCCAGCTCTACTTGTTCAACAAATGGCAGTTCTAGCAGCGGCTCAAAAAGTAACAGCTCTAGCGGCACAGGAAGTGGCAGCTCGAACAGCTCAGGAAGTGCCAGCTCAAGTGGGTCAGTAAGTGGCAGCTCAAGTGGGACAGCAAGTTCCACATCTAGCGGTTCAGCAAGTAACTGCTCTAACAGAACAGGTAGTGGCTACTCTAGTACATCAGCAAGTGGCAGCTCTAGTGGGATAGAAAGTGGCAGCTTAAGTGGGTCAGCAAGTGGCATCTCTAACAGCACAGGTAGTGGCAGCTCTAACGGGTCAGCAAGTAGCGAGCCCAGTGGGTCAGGAAGTGACAGTTCTAATGGTTCAGTAAGTAGCAAGCCCAATGGGTCAGGAAGTGGCAGCTCTAACGGTTCAGCAAGTAGTAAGCCCAGTGTGTCAGGAAGTGGCAGCTATAACGGTTCAGCAACTAGCAAGCCCAGTGGGTCAGCAAATATCAGTTCAAATGTGACAGCAACTGCCAGCTCTAATGGGTCAACAAGTGGCAGCTCTAGCGGCAGCTCAGAAAGTAGCAGCTCTAGCGGCATAGGAAGTGGCAGCTCAAGTGGGTCAAGAAATGCCACATCTAGGTGTTCAGCAAGTAGCAGTTCTAACAGCACAGGTTGTGGCAGCTCTAACGGTTCAGCAAGTAGTGAGCCCAGTAGGTCAGGAAGTGGCAGCTATAGTGGTTCAGCAAGTAGCAAGCCCAATGGGTCAAGAAGTGGCAGCTCTAACAGTTCAGCAAGTAATAAGCCCAGTGGGTCAGGATGTGGCAACTCTAACGGTTCAGCAAGTAGCAAGTATAGTGGCACAGGAAGTGGCAACTCGAACAGCTCAGGAAGTGGCAGCTCAAGTGGGACAGCAAGTGCCTCATCTAGCGCTTCAGCAAATAGCAGCTCTAACAGCACAGGTAGTGGCAGCTCAAGTGTGACAGCAACTGCTAGTTCTAGTGGGGCAGGAAGTAGCAGCTCTAACGGTTCAGCAAGTAGCAAGCCCAGTGGGTCAGGAAGTGGCAGCTCTAACGGCTCAGCAAGTAGCAAGCTCAGTGGGTCAGGAAGTGGTAGCTTTAATGGTTCAGCAAGTAGCAAGCCCAGTGGGTCAGGAAGTGGCAGCTCTAATGGGTCAACAAATGACAGCTCTAGCGGCGGCTCAGAAAGAAGCAGCTCTAGCGGCACAGGAAGTGGCAGCTCGAACAGCTCAGGAAGTGCCAGCTCAAGTGGGTCAGTAAGTGGCAGCTCAAGTGGGACAGCAAGTGCCACATCTAGCGGTTCAGCAAGTAACTGCTCGAACAGCACAGGTAGTGGCAGCTCAAGTGTGATAGCAACTGCTAGTTCTAGTGAGACAGCAAGTGGCAGCTCTAGTGGGATAGCAACTGCCAGCTCAAGTGGGTCAGCAAGTGCCAGCTCTAACAGAGATAGTGTTAGCTCTAGTGGGACAGCAACTACTAGCTCAAGTGTGTCAGGGAGTGGCAGCTCAAGTGTGATTGCAACTGCCAGCTCTAGTGGATCAGCAAGTGGGACAGATGGTGGCAGCTCTAGTGGGATAGCAACTGCCAGCTCAAATGGGTCAGGAAGTGGCAGCTCAAGTGTGATAGCAACTGCCAGCTCTAGTGGATCAGCAAGTGGGACAGGAAGTGACAGCTCAAATAGGGCAGCAAGTGGCAGCTTAAATGGAACAGCAAGTGGCAGTTCTATCGTTTCAGGTAGTACTAGCTCTAGCGGCAGCTTAGGAACTAGCAGCTGTAGCGACACTGGTAGTGGCAGCTCGAGTGGATCAGGAAATGGTAGCACCAGTGTGTCAGGAAGTGCCAGCTCAAGTGGGTCAGGAAGTGGCAGCACAGGAAGTAGCTCTGCAAGCTCCTCTAGTAGTAACAACTCTAGAGGATCGTCGTCGACTTCAG acagaaaaataattgtaggCTGTAAGACAAAAGAAGAGAGACAAAAACTGAAGGAGAGGCTCAAGAAGTCCAAGCACTTCCAGGAGGAGATCAAAAACAAGGATTCTCTACCAATCCTAAAAAATGTCCTAAAGAAGAACAATGACGAAgaaattgttaatataataagaaacCAAAACAAGGgcattttcgaaaatattgaAGAGGAAGAACGGAGAATAGaggttaaattttgtaaaagagCAAGAAATCAACACCTCGATCACGAGATAGTTAAAGTGGCACCGAAAATATGGAACCTTGTATCGCACCCAGGATCGGATCCCGATCAGGGAACTCCACAATGGTTTTTTGCACGGACATAA